Below is a window of Nicotiana tabacum cultivar K326 chromosome 19, ASM71507v2, whole genome shotgun sequence DNA.
GGAGCTAATGACATTTAGGGTGCACTCTCCAACCACTAACTTAATAATCATTAATCTATCATTCAGTCATATAACCTcaaccacagactctctaagttcTCTATCCACCAAGATGCCTACTCTATTCTTACCTTTATGgactcctgagtaccaaagtttatacccgtcTGCATCCCTCGCTCTCGACCCTACCCACCTTGTCTCTTGGACACACACTATATTGACCCTCATCTTCTGAaggatcttcgccaactctataaACTTACCCGTCAATGTACCTATGTTCCATGTAGGGCTGCTTATCAGGCGGATTGGGCAGTTAactactcttaacggtttggcttaacggttatcggcttttaaatgtattaatccgctagccacccgataagatatcgagcggattggtatcggtttagctcttattgggcggtttatcggcctaatgcAATCTATATTGCGTGCATTAATTATTTGATGaccgcctagcatacaaattcagaatagtaaattacacattgagtccagacatacatgtctgttaacgcctacataagaatgatgtagtgtgtcatgtgttgtagagtgaaaaaagCAGAACACATTGTAGGATACATTACATCCCAAAGAAAACTACAATGAGTCTAGACATACATGTCTGTTAACGCCTACCATTAAATCCCAAAGCAGACTACATTACATGAGTCTAGACATACATATGTCTGTTAACACCTAGCATATTAATTCAGAATAGAAAATTCCAGTCTATATTCAAAGTGAGTCCAGAATACATATTTCAAAATGATTAATCCATAAGTGAGCAGTCTACACAGAAATGTTTGGCATGCAGCTAACGCCTAACAATGCTTGAATTTCTGcagcttcaaagttcaaacaacaacttcaaatttctaacttaaaCTCTCAACCAGGCATTTCACGCTATATTATTAACCATACAAACAGCACCGAGCAAAAGGCAGTTATGTATATAAATAGGGATGGATTATAAGCAGTAAACAATTTGCAGGAAACGCAAATGCGCTCTTTCCCCAGAACATAATTCAAGACAGTACTATCGTCAATATTGTGGGATAAAAGTTGTGGCACAACACTActgttcttctattaaacatagacaacatgcattagtttaaaaaaataaaagctgaACCATAGATAGCAGATTAAACAATCTTGTTGTAGGGTGGGAGAATAAGCTAAGCTAATAGctggaagaagtggaagggtttttgatatttaatatatatatatatatatatatatatatatatatatatatatatatatatatattcttaacgggttaacggattatccgttaaaaAATTTGAATAAttcgcccccaaaccgataagccgttaataaaaaaaatttaattcgttccccgtccgttaaaccgttaacccgataccaataagccattaagcttcggtttcggttcggttttttatttcggttcgattttgaacacccctagttcCATGACCCAATTCTTAACCTACAGACacccttgttccctttacctcccTTGCCTCTCCCCCCAAACCCTGCCCTACCTCCCTCCCCACCTCCCGTTCCCCCCGAGAACATGACCTCACTCGACCATCCTAGCCCACAGCCACTATACTTACGTCATAGTAAGGGGAATCACTATCACACATAAGGCAACATCTCAAACCAGAAGAAGACAAGTTGCAACTACAAGCACACTAATACGGTGAATAAACTAATACAAACTAAGATGATAACAATTTAACTTACACAACAAAGAAAAACTGGaaaacgggaggtaccaactctTGCGAGTAGAACCTTGGAATTATCTTTGATAAAAGGGTAAAAGGCAGCTGACCCAATATTAACAAATAGCAAATTCTAAGCAAGAATAATAGAACCCGAAGTCACAACGAGTTTCGAGAAAGGTGTTGTCCATAGCAGCTATGTTTTGGAAGTTCTCGCCCGCTTCGCCCGAGGCTCGTTGGAAAATTATCTCAGCCGCCGCCACCGCCGCTAGGCTAGGTTAGTGCGCCAAAAAATAGAGGGACATAGGGTGGAAGAGACGAGGTATAGGGggagaaagaaaggagaagaagaaatggaaaacaaaaaagaGGGGAGGGAGGGGAGTAacggggaagaagaagaaagcaagagagagagagagagaggaaaagaAGACAGGGGAGGGGTGGGTGGTGGTGGGGTGAAAGGAACAGAGAAGGGAAATAGAGGAAAAGAGGAGAGAGAGAtcagagagagaagagagatggGAAATCAGTATTTTCTATTCAGAATAATCTTCCATCTATTACAATTCACGACTTACCAAGAGAATATCATTATCCtttaaaacaaactaaaaaaagtGTGACACATAAATGGAATCAAAAGAGTTAAATTTCCTGTAATTTACAATAATTTGTTTTTAGAGAAGATAGTTGAATAAGACAGGCGTTTCAAGTACAAAATAAATTACACAACCAAATGAGGTACTCCAATATTTGGAGATTCAAATAAAGATTTAACTATAAATTTTATATGTGACTtatattaattaatatatttatatatatactacatTAAAATCACGAAAGcccccttagcgaaatgtcgttcgccttttttactcaTTAAAAATAGGTTTTACttggacaaaattataatttaaattattttcttaatattccGGACTTCAGAGTCAACTAAATTTTTGATTATTGttaatcaaaacataaaaaaagaaataattttttttttgattattaAATATTTTCAATTTGAAATAGGTAGAAAGTTCTAAAcattaggactttaaaatcaataaATTCTTTTCTCAGTTGAATTGTTAACATGTTACACCTTATTGCTATTTATTTTCTTAACAAGAAATTAAGTTGTAGATGGGCTTAAAAATTTTAAGCAGTTTTTAACTTGTGGAAGTGTTTGACAATCAAAAAATGGgcttaaaaaaagttaaaatctaCTTAAAAAAGGCCAAAATTAATAAGTTGAAAAACCCAACTTTTTCTAAATTGGCTTAAAAGCCATATTGCTTTGACCAAGGATATTACATTCTTATCCTTTATAATTTTTCTTAATCCCGAAATTACCCCTAAGTAAAAACCCTACAACATACAATTTTTTTTCTCCATTGTTCAATATTTGTCAATTTCTTGAAGTTCTTAACGTGAAGCAAACAATAGTTTTTTAAATAATGTTTGATACATTccaatattttataaaaattattctTTTGACTTCTTTTTTTGTTCCATAACATTTAATATTTTTGGTCGTTGAATCCTTCCCTTTTTTTAATTGGTGTAACTATATTATAAAATCAAATCATTCAATGAATTTACGTGTTACCCCTGAATTTGAAGCTATGAACGGAAAGTATAATATTATAGTCATCATCTTCTTTATAATGTTAACAACTTTAAGGATATTTCAGTTATTTTAACAAGAAAAAGTGCTTACCAGCACTTGTTTACCAAACACTTCATCAACTTGTTTTaagtttcagcacttttatccaaacacgtaactgcttatttataaaataagTTCCAGTACTTAtaaagtgcttttaagcacttaACTTAAAAGTCACTTTTTTTAAAGACAATCCAAACGGGCCCTAAGTTGTTCAAACTAAACCAGACAAAGTTAAGAAAATAACTTGTGAAATTGAAGTAATGAAgtactaaaattgaaataaatattAAGTTAGATATATTGATTGAAACTGAGAACTTCTATTATGAAGAATTTCTTAATTTATTGATTAATTAGCTAAATATGATCAACAATTATCATTTCAAAAAATTTTAAGcacttttttgtttaaattttattttatagctCAAAATTACTTTTTAATATAAAATGTATGTAACTCTCAAAAATATTATAGTTATTGAGATAAGATACATGTGCAACGCGTAATTTATTTATAAATATGTAAATAGTGtttaatcttttatttttctgaaacggggagttttatttgcagccattttatgattttttattttatttcgtaTGACGTGTAAACGAGCCATTGGTTAATGTCGTCTGTTTTGTTCAACTGTAAGATAGTCTACGGTTAAAAACCCGGATCCCCCATTTCACCCTCTTCAGTAAACTCGTACGCCGAGGGAGATCGAGAGATCCGTAATTCGACTTCGCTGCTATCCCCATATAAATATATTCAGATTCATTCTGTTTTTCACACAACGATCTCACTTTTTTTCCGGTTACATTCTGATCGACTaggtttcacttttttttttttttacctgaATCCTTACAGATCTCTGCTGTAGCTTCAGAATGGCTCAGCCTCTGGTGAAGAAGGACGATGATCGCGATGACGaaagtatgtttttttttaattcccgTTTCCGCTGTGTTTACGTTGATTAGAGAACGAGCTTAATTTTCTCGGttgttttgaatttaattgattCGATTGTACTTTTGCCTGTGTATAGATCTGCATTTTGGTTTAGATTCTAAATTAGCGTTTATTTGGCTAAGTGAATCTGAAAAAAATTACGGTCGATTTCTTATGAATCAGCTTTTGCTACTAGCTGTTTTTTTCCCAACTTTCTTTTCATAACTACTTCTCCGTTGTGCAATGTGTATTTCAGTCATATATCGCTATTAGGAATATTTAGTGGTGTAGTGTGTGTAACTGTGTAGTGGAATGATGTCGGGAAAGTTAATTTGCTCAGATTATTATTGTTTAGTTTTACACTGTAGAAATGATCAGTTTCTGCCTAGATCTAGGTACATTAGGATTGAATGTGTATTTAGTGGTGAAATGGCATTTTCATGTTGAATTTCTATGACAAAACAGTGGACTATTCCCCATTTCTGGGGATTGAGAAGGGTGCTGTTCTTCAGGAAGCTAGGGTTTTCAATGATCCTCAACTGGATGCACGGAGATGCTCACAGGTATGTTGTTTTggtcttcttttttttaaaaaaattctgaCATGCAAAAGTAAATTAACTTCATTTCTGTTTTGTGGCATTTTAAATTGGTTGGacttgagttttatttttgggtGCTTTTTGGGTGTTTCAGGTCATTACAAAGCTTCTGTATCTTCTGAATCAGGGAGAGTCGTTTACAAAGGTTAGCTCTGAAGCTATTAGTTTTAGCAGTAAATCATCGTTCCATTTTTTTGCAAATTGTACAATGAAACATCACAAATTAAATGCCAAAACCGCCATTTAAAGAGGTGAAAGAAAACAAGGAAGAAATAGAGAGATGTGTGACGTCAGCTATCAGAGTATAACATTATATTTTATGAGAAAAAGTAAAATTCGAAGATAAGGATCATATATGATAAGTGACTCAGTGACAAGCATAGTTTACTGTTTTTGCACGATGAAGGGCATTATCTTTCATGAATTCTACTCAACTTTGTACTTCAGGGAACAATTTTTGTTTTCTCTGGATTTATGTGGCCATACATAGAATTGGTATTAGCTGATTATGTCTCTTGTCTGTAGATCATATCATCTGttatttaccttatcaaaaaataaaatcataaaatggaTAATATCACTTGCTAATGCCTGTCTACTTAAGAGTGAAAGAATAGTTCTCAATAATGCAATACATATAGACATATAGTAACGTATGATAGTTTTTTTCCAGTTAAATGATTGTTTCTGTACTTTTCCTTAGACATCCAGTCTGTTATCATCTTGAACTATTTTCACAGTGTGCAATGAGCTTCTCTAGACACTGTCTAGCAgttaaaaaaaattggaattcATACATTTGGCTAGTCAAAAGAGAATTTTTATACATAGTAAAGTTAATTAGTCAAATTGGATTGAAAACCTACTAAAAAAAAACTGACCAATATGTGCAACAGATCAAAGAGAGGTTCCCTCCCTTGAAGTATTTCCCTTTCTTTACTTTGTTTTAGTGTCCATATTTTAGAACCATACCCATTTCAGTGCTGTGCAatgtttcttttttattattactgGAGCCATTTGCTAGTTGTGTAAATTCCTGTTTTTGTAGATATTTCTGTCACGTCCATGCTATGGCTcttgaacagttctctttatccCCTCTTAAATTTACAAACTGAAGCAATCTAAATATTCTTGTCTTCTCTACAGTACAGAGATCTTTTTACGTCACTTTGATGACATTTCTTGTCTTTTCTACAGTACAGATATCTTTTTACGTCACTTTgatgactctctctctctctctctgtctctcttcCGGTGAGACTTCCACTTAAGTTGTTTTAATTTGTAGGCTGAGGCTACAGGAGTCTTCTTTGCTGTCACAAAACTCTTTCAGTCAAAGGATATTGGTCTCAGGAGAATGGTGTACCTGATAATTAAAGAGCTTTCTCCCTCCGCAGACGAGGTTAGAGGCAAAgcgttttcttcttttgtttttgtaaGGTTCCACTGATTCTCTGAATGAAAATAACATTTGATTTCTTTTCCTCTAAAAGGTCATCATTGTTACGAGCTCTCTTATGAAGGACATGAATAGCAGAACTGATATGTATCGGGCAAATGCTATTCGTGTCCTTTGTCGAATCACGGATGGGACACTTCTCACCCAAATAGAGAGATACTTGAAACAAGCCATTGTTGACAAAAACCCTGTTGTTGCAAGTGCTGCTCTTGTGAGTGGAATCCATTTGCTTCAGGTAAGGTTTCAATAACCCTTTTTCATGTTTTGCTTGTTTGGTGGTATCTTCCTAACTCTCCTTGGCCTATGTTTCTTTTCAACAGACAAATCCAGAAATTGTGAAAAGATGGAGCAATGAGGTACAGGAAGCTGTTCAATCAAGGGCAGCTCTTGTTCAGTTCCATGCACTGGCCCTGCTGCACCAGGTATGTGTGATATCTGCTATTTAACTAACCAATTTTGCTTTGAATTATTATCTAtatcataaatttttctttgtttacacAATCATAACGAGTAAGTctcataattaaagaattgaAATAGTACTAGTTCTCATATATACTGATTTGATTTTATGTTCTTAAATCTTAAAATATTTGGCGGGTGCCCTTTCTTTCAATGCTCGGGtgtagtggtggcaaaatggataaaagaaaacagttatccaCCCATAATATCCATTAAAatatgggttggataatgaactatttaaaaacgggtcaaatatggataagaaccatattatccacttgaaaaatggataaccaatggataactaataggtttaacttttatatttgtaaagcctcaaattgagggttcctcaagtttgggagattaggaattctcccaaaagtgatcatattcaaaaagtcatggataatatggttatccatattatccgccggttaacatGGGTCGGGtcagataatttatccgtttttgtaTTACACGTCTTCGACCCGTCCCATAACTGACCCgccccgcccgtttgccacccctactCAGGTGTTAACATGTTTTGATCTCCGGTTTCCTACCACCTTCTAAAGTCGTTTTTTCATATTCTACTGTTCATTAAAATCTCGGCTGTATTGTTTCTTCCTTTTAGTTTTTTGGTTCTTTCAATGTTGTGAAGGTAAAAGTGATAGATCACATGACAGGTTATGTTTCCCTAGGTCTTAACATCAAGATTTGTTCAGCTGATATGATTTTCTTCCTGCATTTGCAGATTCGACAAAATGACCGTTTAGCTGTTAGCAAGCTAGTTACCAGTTTGACAAAAGGGAGTGTCCGCTCACCTCTAGCTCAATGCCTTTTGATCCGTTATACTAGTCAGGTgccctttttttccctttttcttccaGTTTTGGCATTAATTTAGTTATGTGATCGGGCTTTTGCCAACCGGAAAGATACCCTAATTCTGGATTATTTATTGCCAATTTGAATTCACATCTCTTCAGGTTATAAGAGAATCTGGCATTAGCCAAACAGGAGATCGTCCATTCTATGACTATTTAGAGAGTTGCCTTCGTCACAAAGCTGAAATGGTTATTTTTGAAGCAGCCAGGGCAATCACAGAGCTTAGTGGCGTGACTAGTCGAGAATTAACTCCTGCTATTACTGTTCTACAGCTCTTTTTGAGCTCTTCTAAGCCAGTTCTTAGGTTTGCTGCTGTCCGCACTTTGAATAAGGTGATTCATCTTAGTATAATTTCATTGGTCTACTAGTTTTATTACGAATGATTAATTTGGTAATTGTGGTTCATGAATAATTATTGAGTTGCTTAGTCGAATGGCACACATTACAATTTTTCCACACCAGGATAACCCTATCTTTGTTATTGTAAACAAACATTGGAATCTAATTCTCTCTGATATTGATTTTTATGCGACTAACAAGTAGGACTGCCTGGTTACAGTATTGACCTTCTTAACATTTGTAACTGAAAAGCTTAATTTGTtcaggaaaaaagagaaaagcttaATCTGTTATAGTACCAACTGCTTTTGGTTTCTGCTGATGCAGCACAAGTATTAATTGTTGAACCATGTGCAGGTGGCAATGACACATCCTATGGCTGTGACAAATTGCAACATTGATATGGAGAGCTTGATTTCTGATCAAAATAGGAGCATTGCAACTTTGGCCATCACAACTCTACTCAAGACCGGGAATGAATCAAGCGTTGATCGTCTAATGAAGCAGATTACTAACTTCATGTCGGACATTGCTGATGAGTTTAAGATAGTGGTGGTGGAAGCGATTAGATCATTGTGTTTGAAATTCCCCCTTAAGTATAGATCTTTGTGAGTAATCATGGACTTCTCTTAGAAACCTGGATATCAATATACATATGTATGCAAAACAAAACTAGGGGGTTGTGGCTGGGGAtacaacttttttttctttcttttttacaatCACTTAATATGGATATTTATGTTTTTTAAATAATAACAGGATGAATTTCTTGAGCAATATTTTGAGGGAAGAAGGTGGATTTGAGTACAAGAAGGCTATTGTTGATTCAATTGTGATCCTGATTAGAGATATCCCAGATGCCAAAGAAGGTGGGCTGCTTCACTTGTGTGAATTCATTGAGGACTGTGAATTCACGTATCTTTCTACGCAGGTTAGTTTCCTCTCCTCTTTTCTTGCTAATATCATGGTTTTCTTGTCTATCTACATTATTTCATTGTAATTTTGGTTTTCATTTGGTTTATGAGATGCTGTTTTATTTATTTCTCACCTCAATTTGTCCATAGATACTACATTTTCTTGGAAATGAAGGACCTAAGACCTCTGACCCCAGTAAGTACATACGATACATATATAATCGGGTGATACTTGAAAATGCAACAGTTCGGGCCAGTGCAGTGAGCACCTTAGCGAAGTTTGGTGCCTTGGTTGATTCATTAAAGGTAGAATTGTTCTGGTTTTAGTTTGTATCATGACTGAATGttatattttgattttaaaaCTGTTTCTTTAATATGCTGCAGCCTCGTATATTTGTGCTGTTGAAACGTTGTCTGTTTGACAGTGATGATGAGGTTAGTCCTGAGATTTCATGTCTTCTAGTTATTGCTATGCTTTATTACTGTGTTAATGATTACTTTATCCTTTTCCATTCTTGTTAGTCAGGTCAACCATTCGTTTGTGAAATTTAGGCCTCTGTATATATGAGAAATCACGTGCTTTCCAAAAGTATAACTGTTTccaatttaaaaaaaaggaagtaaAAGAAAGAACCAAAGATTCCATATTTCATTTTGTTCATTCATGGTGTTGGGATTGCAGAACTCGTTTGGCATTTACTCATAAGAATTTCTTTTCGCGATAGAAATGGTTGAGCCTTCAGCCAGCCTTCTGAAACCCCCGAACCccatctttttgttttttctatgTAAACTAAAAAGAAACAATTCCTAGTTTTTACTGTGTAACTAAGCTGTCTATTCCTTTGTGGCAAGCAACTTGCACTTTAATTGCATGGACTAGTTTTTTGCAACCTACATATGTgagataacaacaacaataacaacccagtaaaatcctactaatggggtctggggagggtagtgtgtacgtagaccttacccctactccgaagaagtagagaggctgtttccgaaagttcctcggctcaagaaaacaaaaggacaaaggagacaatattagtatcaccacaacaattatagtaaaaataagaacaccatgaaatccagaagaaagatgcgaAGCAAAAgagatagctagtaaataggccctgcactgaaaagcgaaatagtaagacacaacattgccactagctatcttagacaaaaaccctacctggctagtcccacaatggtacaaagtaaggcaagactcaactacctcctaacctacataTGTGAGAAATCATCTGAAATGATCTGCATCTCCTTGCTCATCAGAAACACCGTTTTTTCACGAATGAGGTTTTAAAACTTCCATCAGCTTCTTCATTTCCTGTCTTTATAACTCGggtaaatgaatcaaatagtTCTCTATAGTCTTCAATGATTGCGACATGTGTTTTTGTGTTATAATCTCTTTCGGTTATCTTACAATTGTTGCAATCTTTTGGCAGGTTCGTGACCGTGCAACACTTTACTTGAATACCCTTGGAGGTGATGGTGCAGTTGTTGAAACTGATGAAGAGGTGAAAGAGTTCCTTTTTGGTTCACTCGGTGTCCCTCTAACCAATCTGGAAACAAGTTTGAAGAACTATGTATGTAGCTTCTCTATCTTGCAATCTCTAGTTCTTTTTGCATTTGTTATCTGATGTTTCTTTTTGCATTTGATAACTGATGTTTTTGCTTTAATGGTGGCAGGAACCCTCGGAGGAGCCATTTGACATTCATTCTGTACCTAAGGAAGTCAAATCTCAACCCTTGTCAGAGAAGAAAGCACCCGGTAAAAAGCCAACCGGTTTGGCTGCTCCTCCTGTGGCTTCCACTTCCACTGTTGATGCGTATGAAAGGTTACTGTCCTCTATTCCAGAATTTGCCAGTTATGGAAAGCTTTTCAAGGTTCGTATTTTGAGATTCATCATCATTTATTTTCTATGGTGATTTCTTTTGCACTTATTTAAGCTAGTCATTTTTTCCATGTATGATCAGTCATCTGCACCAGTGGAGCTTACAGAAGCTGAAACAGAATATGCAGTTAACGTTGTCAAGCACATTTTTGACAATCATATCGTGTTCCAGTACAACTGCACCAACACTATTCCTGAGCAATTGCTGGAGAATGTATTAAACTTTTATTTGGAGGCATTTCTTGCATTCTAATTTCACCTGATCATCATTGTGAAGTGTTGTTTGCCTGCTGCCAGGTCACTGTTATAGTAGATGCTTCTGAAGCAGAGGAATTTTCTGAAGTAGCATCCAAACCTCTCAAGTCCCTGCCATATGATACCCCAGGGCAAACATTTGTGGCTTTCGAGAAACCAGAAGGAGTCCCTGCTGTTGGGAAATTCTCAAACACGTTGAGGTTCATTGTTAAAGAGGTATATTTCTCCTGAATTATTTTGGAAACAAATCTGGATGGAATCTCTATGTCTATGACTTTGAGGTATACCGCCATGTTACTTGTGTGAAGCATCTTGACTAAGCCATCTCATTTCCGTGATAATAGCTGCATCCCAAAAAGTTGTGTAATTATCCTCCAAAAGCTGAACTTTAAGAACTAATTTTTAACCTCTAATTTTGGACCCTGTTCTTCTAAACTATATAATTCAGCTGCAGTGTTAATTCCAGACCCAACCAAACTAAACAACAGGCAGAGGGAATGACTTGTTAACAAATCTTTTGCAGCCTTACCTCCCAAAGGGAAAAAAAACTGATTCTTTTCTTTCCATCTGTAAACGGTTCTGATTCTGAAATGTAGTGCCTTTTAACTTGCCTCATATGTTTGTACAATCCATCTTTCTGTCAATGCACTGTGATGATTCTCTGGTGATTCACCAGGTTGATCCATCTACTGGTGAGGCTGAAGACGATGGTGTCGAAGACGAATACCAGCTAGAAGACCTTGAGGTTGTTTCAGCAGATTATGTGCTAAAAGTAGGAGTATCCAACTTTAGGAATGCCTGGGAGAGTTTGGGACCAGATTGTGAAAAGGTAGATGAATATGGTCTTGGACCAAGGGAAAGCCTGGCTGAAGCTGTAAATACAGTCATTGACCTACTTGGCATGCAACCTTGCGAGGTTTGTCTTATGGTTTTACTCAACTCAGTCTCAACATTTCTGTTAGAACTCTATAAAATAGGGCATACTTTATAGCTTACCTCATTCATATTTGGTCAAACATTTTCCTAACTACTATGCGTATTTCTGTCTGTGGAAGCTAACTGTTCTATGATTTTTTTCCAGGGCACTGAGGTGGTCCCAAGCAATTCAAGATCGCACACATGTTTATTATCTGGTGTTTACATTGGTGGTGTAAAGGTTCTTGTTCGGTTGTCATTTGGAGTCGATGGGCCAAAGGAGGTTGCAATGAAACTGGCTGTTAGGTCAGAAGATATATCTGTCAGTGATGCAATTCATGAAATTGTTGCAAGTGGCTAAACTTTGTTAGATGGGCTGAAGACTAGTAGTCCTCGTCATGGCAAAACGGAaagctattttttctttttcttttgtgtacTTAGTAAACTTGGTCTGTCAGAAGTGCGAGACATTTTTCAAGGAGTCAGTCCGCTTAGGGAATTCGACCACTAAAATtgtcttttccttcctttttttttgatGCATTTTTCGTTTGTTTAAAGCAAAGAGTCGATAGTCTAGTAGTTACCCAAACCTGCTCCGTATATTTTGCATATTGTCAAAGTGATCTTTCAGGTACTTCGTGATTGTTGTATTCATTCTAAATTTTGCGATCAAGATAGTTCATTCTTAGTGATTGTACAAGTAATACTAAGACTGGCACTATTTTGGTTTGAATTCACAGTTTCTCACATAATTGCACAGGAAAGGCTTAACGATCGCAAGCAAGTGAATAAATTACTAAATGAGATCACCTATTGCTGTAAAGACGGCCACTATATTAGGGGCAATGTCACACGAAATATATTTGCATAAAACTAACCACTTGCCATTCGCTttactgaaaagaaagataaatagGGTGCCGTACAGAAAATCATGAATTAAGAAATAGAAATTTTCATTTCCATTTAGCATAAAATCTTTGATCACTCCACAGCAACATTCTTTTCAAAGGCACGGTAACATTTCTTTCTTTGAGATGCAAATGTCTAGGCACAATCCTGTTTCTAAGGCTGAAAGCAAAGTACTGAGGTAACAGTTTCAGTTCCTGGATATCCCTCCTCATCTCTTCAACCAAATACACATATTTTGGCCACAAGTTGTGTTCAATGCTGTAACCAAATATAGCAGGAAATCTAGCACAAAATTTAG
It encodes the following:
- the LOC107760598 gene encoding coatomer subunit gamma, whose translation is MAQPLVKKDDDRDDEMDYSPFLGIEKGAVLQEARVFNDPQLDARRCSQVITKLLYLLNQGESFTKAEATGVFFAVTKLFQSKDIGLRRMVYLIIKELSPSADEVIIVTSSLMKDMNSRTDMYRANAIRVLCRITDGTLLTQIERYLKQAIVDKNPVVASAALVSGIHLLQTNPEIVKRWSNEVQEAVQSRAALVQFHALALLHQIRQNDRLAVSKLVTSLTKGSVRSPLAQCLLIRYTSQVIRESGISQTGDRPFYDYLESCLRHKAEMVIFEAARAITELSGVTSRELTPAITVLQLFLSSSKPVLRFAAVRTLNKVAMTHPMAVTNCNIDMESLISDQNRSIATLAITTLLKTGNESSVDRLMKQITNFMSDIADEFKIVVVEAIRSLCLKFPLKYRSLMNFLSNILREEGGFEYKKAIVDSIVILIRDIPDAKEGGLLHLCEFIEDCEFTYLSTQILHFLGNEGPKTSDPSKYIRYIYNRVILENATVRASAVSTLAKFGALVDSLKPRIFVLLKRCLFDSDDEVRDRATLYLNTLGGDGAVVETDEEVKEFLFGSLGVPLTNLETSLKNYEPSEEPFDIHSVPKEVKSQPLSEKKAPGKKPTGLAAPPVASTSTVDAYERLLSSIPEFASYGKLFKSSAPVELTEAETEYAVNVVKHIFDNHIVFQYNCTNTIPEQLLENVTVIVDASEAEEFSEVASKPLKSLPYDTPGQTFVAFEKPEGVPAVGKFSNTLRFIVKEVDPSTGEAEDDGVEDEYQLEDLEVVSADYVLKVGVSNFRNAWESLGPDCEKVDEYGLGPRESLAEAVNTVIDLLGMQPCEGTEVVPSNSRSHTCLLSGVYIGGVKVLVRLSFGVDGPKEVAMKLAVRSEDISVSDAIHEIVASG